A single genomic interval of Candidatus Atribacteria bacterium harbors:
- a CDS encoding tetratricopeptide repeat protein: MKNNLSKKNKTFSLLIYIAFFLFFILLVQTLPLCPRVIIVQADSGPTIYFPENAWDFGEITPEELPTHIFHFKNIGNEVLIIKGTKVSCESCIEPIISNSELNPGEEGEIKITINSLDMIGQFTKRIYVESNDPINPRAVVIVSGFIKDEDKTISQVQLPPQAPFKLGISYFSRGEYDKAIPEFEKSIELDQNHTESYYYLGQCYLQEGIKEYNNKNIFKAYSLFRKANKIAEQVIPQYEKIIENNPKDLNSYLKLGYIYETRSIVPFINEQDKALEYYLKALDLATSSSLASGNTGMINYLNTRVGCIYFQEKNYSQAIEYLEHVIEISSDNIEAYYYLGLSYDKIGEIEKAREFLSRAVELAPQSEFAQEAEKELKKINKN; this comes from the coding sequence ATGAAAAATAATCTAAGTAAAAAAAACAAAACATTCTCTTTATTAATATATATTGCCTTTTTTTTATTTTTTATTCTTCTTGTTCAGACCTTACCATTATGCCCCCGGGTAATAATTGTCCAAGCAGACTCGGGTCCCACTATTTACTTTCCGGAAAATGCCTGGGATTTCGGAGAAATTACTCCTGAAGAGCTGCCTACTCATATTTTTCATTTTAAAAATATAGGCAATGAAGTTTTAATTATCAAGGGAACCAAAGTTAGTTGTGAATCCTGCATTGAACCTATTATCTCTAACAGCGAGCTTAATCCGGGGGAAGAAGGAGAAATAAAGATTACAATTAATTCTCTGGATATGATAGGGCAATTCACGAAACGGATTTATGTGGAGTCTAATGATCCTATCAATCCTCGAGCGGTAGTTATAGTTTCCGGATTTATTAAGGATGAAGATAAAACTATATCTCAGGTTCAACTCCCACCCCAAGCTCCTTTTAAACTTGGCATATCTTATTTCAGCCGGGGAGAATATGATAAGGCTATCCCTGAATTTGAAAAATCGATTGAATTAGATCAAAATCATACAGAGAGTTACTATTACCTGGGTCAATGCTATCTACAAGAAGGGATTAAAGAATACAATAACAAGAATATTTTTAAAGCCTACAGTCTTTTTCGGAAGGCCAATAAAATAGCAGAACAAGTCATTCCACAATATGAAAAGATTATCGAAAATAATCCCAAAGATTTAAATAGTTATCTTAAATTAGGGTATATCTATGAAACAAGAAGTATAGTTCCCTTTATTAATGAGCAGGATAAAGCTTTAGAATATTACTTAAAAGCCTTAGATTTAGCCACCAGCTCTTCCCTGGCATCCGGCAATACCGGAATGATTAATTACCTTAACACCAGGGTAGGCTGTATATATTTCCAAGAAAAAAATTATTCTCAAGCGATTGAGTACTTGGAGCATGTGATAGAAATCTCTTCCGATAATATAGAGGCTTACTATTATTTAGGTTTATCTTATGATAAAATAGGTGAAATAGAAAAGGCTCGAGAATTCCTCTCTCGTGCGGTTGAGCTTGCCCCTCAATCGGAATTTGCTCAGGAAGCGGAAAAAGAATTAAAGAAAATAAATAAGAATTAA
- a CDS encoding nucleotidyltransferase domain-containing protein, whose protein sequence is MFDKFNVINIKKIFSDENDILLAYIFGSQLKSKISPLSDYDFAVFLSQEPSFQFKYKLKNKLVNFLNTGQVDLVILNNAPIELKYNIIATGKNIFQKNSTIRTEFEADTLSKYFDYLPILRTQKKEILKFKPKGEKYGDRIQRYRASLGKTEEMLDKIRTS, encoded by the coding sequence ATGTTTGATAAATTTAATGTTATTAATATAAAAAAAATATTTTCCGATGAAAATGATATATTACTTGCTTATATTTTTGGTTCCCAGTTAAAGAGTAAAATAAGCCCACTAAGTGATTATGATTTTGCGGTTTTTCTATCCCAAGAACCGTCTTTCCAATTTAAGTATAAATTAAAAAATAAATTAGTAAATTTTTTAAATACTGGGCAGGTGGATTTGGTTATTCTTAATAATGCCCCTATAGAATTAAAGTATAATATTATTGCTACAGGAAAAAATATTTTTCAGAAAAATTCTACAATCAGGACTGAATTTGAAGCGGATACCTTAAGTAAATATTTTGATTATCTGCCTATTTTGCGGACACAAAAAAAAGAAATACTTAAGTTTAAACCCAAAGGAGAGAAATATGGAGACAGAATTCAGCGGTATAGAGCATCGCTTGGAAAGACTGAAGAAATGCTTGATAAAATTAGAACCTCTTAA